One Phalacrocorax aristotelis chromosome 10, bGulAri2.1, whole genome shotgun sequence genomic region harbors:
- the CORO7 gene encoding coronin-7 isoform X4, translating into MGVAGGGPGAARLGGTGSTMNRFKASKLRHTEARVPRREAWIGGFRAGSITSCGNHVKASCRWIAFNAEAAGVLGIVPLECEDGGKRTMSQLCCHTDVVTDFDFSPFDQLLLATGSADEMVKVWRLPESGQDMPSGAGLTLRSGGCPVDVLQFHPTADGVLASGAGKRVTIWDVGQQQPLTALDSHGDQLQSLTWKRDGRLLSTSCKDKKLRIFDPRASPAASQSVPGHENNKDSRLLWMGSSDYLISIGFSQMWEREVKLWDTRRFTVAMLTMVLDTSPGAAIPLYDADTGLLVLAGKGENLLYCFEAVPTQPALTQVTQCRTEGSTRGLAAVPRLALDVMACEVLRVLQLTDTALIPISYVVPRKSVQDFHEDLFPDCAGMLPATGAQAWWAGDSQQVRRVSLNPARRSTETFSSPVITCTQLQAADTSPADADRSEGSGYSSPSSLASPGSATTSLSASTGPSSGFASSPSQKSLQSILGPSSRFRHTQGRVLHRDTHLTNLRGLSLTTPGECDGFCANHQRVALPLLSAGGQIAVLELSKPGRLPDTAMPTIQNGAAVADLSWDPFDPRRLAVAGEDAKIRLWRIPEGGLTETLQEPEAVLRGHMEKIYSIRFHPMASDLLVSSSYDMTVRIWELSTGQEALCLQGHTDQIFSLAWSPDGKKLATVSKDSRLRLYEPRCSPQPQQEGPGPEGGRGARLVWVCGGNYLLVSGFDSRSERRILLYQAQALPKGPLSVLGLDVAPSTLLPFYDEDTSVVFLTSKGDTRVFLYEVIPEPPYFLECNNFTSNEPHKGFVFLPKTACEVREVEFARALRLGQSTLEPVAFHVPRIKKEYFQDDIYPLTRVWWEPALSGSAWLAGEDGQQRRASLQPADMTPVSEAPKEAPVRKFIPASVYLEEKSDEQKKEELLSAMVARLGNRDGPLPQDSFEGVDEDEWD; encoded by the exons ATGGGCGTggccggcggcggccccggcgcggcgcggctcggTGGGACCGGGAGTACCATGAACCGCTTCAAGGCGTCCAAATTGCGGCATACCGAGGCCCGGGTGCCCCGCAGGGAG GCCTGGATTGGGGGTTTCCGGGCTGGCTCCATCACATCCTGCGGGAACCACGTGAAGGCCAGCTGCCGCTGGATCGCATTCAATGCTGAGGCAGCAG GTGTGCTGGGCATTGTGCCACTGGAGTGTGAGGATGGAGGCAAGAGGACCAtgtctcagctctgctgccacaCAG ATGTGGTGACAGACTTTGACTTCTCGCCCTTTGATCAGCTCCTGCTGGCTACAGGCTCTGCTGATGAGATG gtgaAGGTGTGGCGCCTGCCTGAGAGCGGCCAGGACATGCCCAGTGGCgcggggctgaccctgaggtCCGGGGGGTGCCCGGTGGATGTGCTGCAGTTCCACCCCACAGCGGATGGCGTCCTGGCCAGCGGTGCAGGGAAGCGAGTCACCATCTGGGACGTGGGGCAGCAGCAACCGCTGACAG CCCTGGACTCCCATGGGGACCAGCTGCAAAGCCTGACCTGGAAGCGAGATGGTCGCCTCCTCAGCACCTCCTGCAAG GACAAGAAACTGCGGATCTTTGACCCCCgagccagcccagctgcctcccaG AGCGTCCCAGGACACGAGAACAACAAGGACTCACGGCTGCTCTGGATGGGCTCCAGCGATTATCTCATCTCCATCGGGTTCAGCCAG ATGTGGGAGCGAGAGGTGAAGCTGTGGGACACGCGGCGGTTCACTGTGGCGATGCTCACCATGGTGCTGGACACCTCGCCTGG GGCGGCCATCCCGCTGTACGACGCCGACACGGGGCTGCTGGTGTTGGCGGGGAAG GGAGAAAACCTCCTGTACTGCTTCGAGGCAGTACCGACGCAGCCGGCGCTCACCCAGG TGACCCAGTGCCGGACAGAGGGCAGCACGCGGGGCCTGGCCGCCGTGCCACGCCTGGCCCTGGACGTCATGGCCTGTGAGGTGCTCCGTGTCCTGCAGCTCACGGACACCGCCCTCATCCCCATCAGCTACGTGGTGCCACGCAAG TCCGTCCAGGACTTTCACGAGGATCTGTTCCCTGACTGCGCTGGGATGCTGCCGGCCACTGGCGCTCAGGCCTGGTGGGCAGGGGATAGCCAGCAG GTGAGGAGGGTGAGCCTGAACCCCGCGCGGAGATCCACGGAGACCTTCAGCTCCCCCGTCATCACCTGCACCCAGCTACAGGCAGCTGACACCAGCCCCGCTGACGCCGACCGGAGC GAGGGCAGCGGCTACTCCTCGCCGTCCTCGCTGGCCTCGCCAGGCAGTGCCACCACCTCCCTCTCAGCCAGCACCGGTCCCTCCAGCGGCTttgccagcagccccagccagaAGTCGCTGCAGAGCATTTTGg gacCTAGCTCCCGCTTCCGGCACACACAAGGCAGGGTGCTGCACCGcgacacccacctcaccaaCCTGCGGGGGCTCAGCCTCACAACACCGGGCGAGTGCGACGGCTTCTGCGCCAACCATCAGCGCGTCGCACTCCCCCTGCTCTCCGCTGGCGGCCAGATTGCCGTCCTCGAG CTCTCCAAGCCAGGCCGCCTCCCCGACACAGCCATGCCCACCATCCAGAATGGCGCAGCGGTGGCTGACCTCTCCTGGGACCCCTTTGATCCACGGCGCCTCGCTGTTG CGGGTGAAGACGCCAAGATCCGGCTGTGGCGGATTCCTGAGGGAGGGCTGACGGAGACGCTGCAGGAGCCCGAAGCTGTCCTCCGAG GTCACATGGAGAAGATCTACTCCATCCGCTTCCACCCCATGGCATCTGATCTCCTGGTCTCCTCCTCCTACGACATGACGGTGCGGATCTGGGAGCTGAGCACCGGGCAGGAAGCCTTGTGCCTGCAGGGACACACTGATCAG ATCTTCAGCCTGGCTTGGAGCCCCGATGGGAAGAAGCTGGCAACGGTGAGCAAAGACAGCCGGTTACGGCTCTACGAGCCCCGGTGCAGCCCTCAGCCTCAACAG GAGGGTCCAGGTCCCGAGGGGGGCCGTGGAGCGCGCCTGGTTTGGGTTTGCGGTGGCAACTACCTCCTGGTGTCCGGCTTTGATAG CCGCAGTGAGAGGAGGATCCTCCTGTACCAGGCGCAGGCTCTGCCCAAGGGACCCTTGTCTGTCCTCGGCCTTGACGTGGCCCCTTCCACCCTCCTGCCCTTCTACGATGAGGATACCAGCGTTGTCTTCCTCACCAGCAAG GGTGACACCAGAGTCTTCCTCTACGAGGTGATACCCGAGCCCCCCTATTTCCTTGAGTGCAACAATTTCACCTCCAATGAACCCCACAAG GGCTTCGTCTTCCTGCCCAAAACTGCGTGCGAGGTGCGTGAGGTAGAGTTTGCTCGGGCGCTGCGCCTGGGGCAGAGCACCCTTGAGCCTGTGGCTTTCCATGTGCCACGCATCAAG AAGGAGTATTTCCAGGACGATATCTACCCGCTGACCCGTGTGTGGTGGGAGCCTGCCCTGAGCGGCAGCGCCTGGCTGGCAGGGGAGGATGGGCAGCAGCGCCGGGCCAGTCTGCAGCCGGCTGACATGACGCCAG TGAGTGAGGCCCCAAAGGAGGCCCCAGTGCGGAAGTTCATCCCTGCGTCCGTGTACCTGGAGGAGAAGTCTGACGagcagaagaaggaggag CTCCTCAGTGCCATGGTGGCCCGGCTGGGCAACCGGGATGGCCCGCTGCCGCAGGACTCCTTCGAGGGGGTGGACGAAGACGAGTGG GACTAG
- the CORO7 gene encoding coronin-7 isoform X3, with protein sequence MGVAGGGPGAARLGGTGSTMNRFKASKLRHTEARVPRREAWIGGFRAGSITSCGNHVKASCRWIAFNAEAAGVLGIVPLECEDGGKRTMSQLCCHTDVVTDFDFSPFDQLLLATGSADEMVKVWRLPESGQDMPSGAGLTLRSGGCPVDVLQFHPTADGVLASGAGKRVTIWDVGQQQPLTALDSHGDQLQSLTWKRDGRLLSTSCKDKKLRIFDPRASPAASQSVPGHENNKDSRLLWMGSSDYLISIGFSQMWEREVKLWDTRRFTVAMLTMVLDTSPGAAIPLYDADTGLLVLAGKGENLLYCFEAVPTQPALTQVTQCRTEGSTRGLAAVPRLALDVMACEVLRVLQLTDTALIPISYVVPRKSVQDFHEDLFPDCAGMLPATGAQAWWAGDSQQVRRVSLNPARRSTETFSSPVITCTQLQAADTSPADADRSEGSGYSSPSSLASPGSATTSLSASTGPSSGFASSPSQKSLQSILGPSSRFRHTQGRVLHRDTHLTNLRGLSLTTPGECDGFCANHQRVALPLLSAGGQIAVLELSKPGRLPDTAMPTIQNGAAVADLSWDPFDPRRLAVAGEDAKIRLWRIPEGGLTETLQEPEAVLRGHMEKIYSIRFHPMASDLLVSSSYDMTVRIWELSTGQEALCLQGHTDQIFSLAWSPDGKKLATVSKDSRLRLYEPRCSPQPQQEGPGPEGGRGARLVWVCGGNYLLVSGFDSLDVAPSTLLPFYDEDTSVVFLTSKGDTRVFLYEVIPEPPYFLECNNFTSNEPHKGFVFLPKTACEVREVEFARALRLGQSTLEPVAFHVPRIKKEYFQDDIYPLTRVWWEPALSGSAWLAGEDGQQRRASLQPADMTPVSEAPKEAPVRKFIPASVYLEEKSDEQKKEELLSAMVARLGNRDGPLPQDSFEGVDEDEWASRRTRPAPQGPRWGLPAPARARQGGQGG encoded by the exons ATGGGCGTggccggcggcggccccggcgcggcgcggctcggTGGGACCGGGAGTACCATGAACCGCTTCAAGGCGTCCAAATTGCGGCATACCGAGGCCCGGGTGCCCCGCAGGGAG GCCTGGATTGGGGGTTTCCGGGCTGGCTCCATCACATCCTGCGGGAACCACGTGAAGGCCAGCTGCCGCTGGATCGCATTCAATGCTGAGGCAGCAG GTGTGCTGGGCATTGTGCCACTGGAGTGTGAGGATGGAGGCAAGAGGACCAtgtctcagctctgctgccacaCAG ATGTGGTGACAGACTTTGACTTCTCGCCCTTTGATCAGCTCCTGCTGGCTACAGGCTCTGCTGATGAGATG gtgaAGGTGTGGCGCCTGCCTGAGAGCGGCCAGGACATGCCCAGTGGCgcggggctgaccctgaggtCCGGGGGGTGCCCGGTGGATGTGCTGCAGTTCCACCCCACAGCGGATGGCGTCCTGGCCAGCGGTGCAGGGAAGCGAGTCACCATCTGGGACGTGGGGCAGCAGCAACCGCTGACAG CCCTGGACTCCCATGGGGACCAGCTGCAAAGCCTGACCTGGAAGCGAGATGGTCGCCTCCTCAGCACCTCCTGCAAG GACAAGAAACTGCGGATCTTTGACCCCCgagccagcccagctgcctcccaG AGCGTCCCAGGACACGAGAACAACAAGGACTCACGGCTGCTCTGGATGGGCTCCAGCGATTATCTCATCTCCATCGGGTTCAGCCAG ATGTGGGAGCGAGAGGTGAAGCTGTGGGACACGCGGCGGTTCACTGTGGCGATGCTCACCATGGTGCTGGACACCTCGCCTGG GGCGGCCATCCCGCTGTACGACGCCGACACGGGGCTGCTGGTGTTGGCGGGGAAG GGAGAAAACCTCCTGTACTGCTTCGAGGCAGTACCGACGCAGCCGGCGCTCACCCAGG TGACCCAGTGCCGGACAGAGGGCAGCACGCGGGGCCTGGCCGCCGTGCCACGCCTGGCCCTGGACGTCATGGCCTGTGAGGTGCTCCGTGTCCTGCAGCTCACGGACACCGCCCTCATCCCCATCAGCTACGTGGTGCCACGCAAG TCCGTCCAGGACTTTCACGAGGATCTGTTCCCTGACTGCGCTGGGATGCTGCCGGCCACTGGCGCTCAGGCCTGGTGGGCAGGGGATAGCCAGCAG GTGAGGAGGGTGAGCCTGAACCCCGCGCGGAGATCCACGGAGACCTTCAGCTCCCCCGTCATCACCTGCACCCAGCTACAGGCAGCTGACACCAGCCCCGCTGACGCCGACCGGAGC GAGGGCAGCGGCTACTCCTCGCCGTCCTCGCTGGCCTCGCCAGGCAGTGCCACCACCTCCCTCTCAGCCAGCACCGGTCCCTCCAGCGGCTttgccagcagccccagccagaAGTCGCTGCAGAGCATTTTGg gacCTAGCTCCCGCTTCCGGCACACACAAGGCAGGGTGCTGCACCGcgacacccacctcaccaaCCTGCGGGGGCTCAGCCTCACAACACCGGGCGAGTGCGACGGCTTCTGCGCCAACCATCAGCGCGTCGCACTCCCCCTGCTCTCCGCTGGCGGCCAGATTGCCGTCCTCGAG CTCTCCAAGCCAGGCCGCCTCCCCGACACAGCCATGCCCACCATCCAGAATGGCGCAGCGGTGGCTGACCTCTCCTGGGACCCCTTTGATCCACGGCGCCTCGCTGTTG CGGGTGAAGACGCCAAGATCCGGCTGTGGCGGATTCCTGAGGGAGGGCTGACGGAGACGCTGCAGGAGCCCGAAGCTGTCCTCCGAG GTCACATGGAGAAGATCTACTCCATCCGCTTCCACCCCATGGCATCTGATCTCCTGGTCTCCTCCTCCTACGACATGACGGTGCGGATCTGGGAGCTGAGCACCGGGCAGGAAGCCTTGTGCCTGCAGGGACACACTGATCAG ATCTTCAGCCTGGCTTGGAGCCCCGATGGGAAGAAGCTGGCAACGGTGAGCAAAGACAGCCGGTTACGGCTCTACGAGCCCCGGTGCAGCCCTCAGCCTCAACAG GAGGGTCCAGGTCCCGAGGGGGGCCGTGGAGCGCGCCTGGTTTGGGTTTGCGGTGGCAACTACCTCCTGGTGTCCGGCTTTGATA GCCTTGACGTGGCCCCTTCCACCCTCCTGCCCTTCTACGATGAGGATACCAGCGTTGTCTTCCTCACCAGCAAG GGTGACACCAGAGTCTTCCTCTACGAGGTGATACCCGAGCCCCCCTATTTCCTTGAGTGCAACAATTTCACCTCCAATGAACCCCACAAG GGCTTCGTCTTCCTGCCCAAAACTGCGTGCGAGGTGCGTGAGGTAGAGTTTGCTCGGGCGCTGCGCCTGGGGCAGAGCACCCTTGAGCCTGTGGCTTTCCATGTGCCACGCATCAAG AAGGAGTATTTCCAGGACGATATCTACCCGCTGACCCGTGTGTGGTGGGAGCCTGCCCTGAGCGGCAGCGCCTGGCTGGCAGGGGAGGATGGGCAGCAGCGCCGGGCCAGTCTGCAGCCGGCTGACATGACGCCAG TGAGTGAGGCCCCAAAGGAGGCCCCAGTGCGGAAGTTCATCCCTGCGTCCGTGTACCTGGAGGAGAAGTCTGACGagcagaagaaggaggag CTCCTCAGTGCCATGGTGGCCCGGCTGGGCAACCGGGATGGCCCGCTGCCGCAGGACTCCTTCGAGGGGGTGGACGAAGACGAGTGG GCCTCCCGCAGGACTAGGCCGGCACCCCAGGGACCACGGTGGGGACTCCCCGCGCccgcccgggcccggcagggaggaCAAGGAGGATGA
- the CORO7 gene encoding coronin-7 isoform X1 encodes MGVAGGGPGAARLGGTGSTMNRFKASKLRHTEARVPRREAWIGGFRAGSITSCGNHVKASCRWIAFNAEAAGVLGIVPLECEDGGKRTMSQLCCHTDVVTDFDFSPFDQLLLATGSADEMVKVWRLPESGQDMPSGAGLTLRSGGCPVDVLQFHPTADGVLASGAGKRVTIWDVGQQQPLTALDSHGDQLQSLTWKRDGRLLSTSCKDKKLRIFDPRASPAASQSVPGHENNKDSRLLWMGSSDYLISIGFSQMWEREVKLWDTRRFTVAMLTMVLDTSPGAAIPLYDADTGLLVLAGKGENLLYCFEAVPTQPALTQVTQCRTEGSTRGLAAVPRLALDVMACEVLRVLQLTDTALIPISYVVPRKSVQDFHEDLFPDCAGMLPATGAQAWWAGDSQQVRRVSLNPARRSTETFSSPVITCTQLQAADTSPADADRSEGSGYSSPSSLASPGSATTSLSASTGPSSGFASSPSQKSLQSILGPSSRFRHTQGRVLHRDTHLTNLRGLSLTTPGECDGFCANHQRVALPLLSAGGQIAVLELSKPGRLPDTAMPTIQNGAAVADLSWDPFDPRRLAVAGEDAKIRLWRIPEGGLTETLQEPEAVLRGHMEKIYSIRFHPMASDLLVSSSYDMTVRIWELSTGQEALCLQGHTDQIFSLAWSPDGKKLATVSKDSRLRLYEPRCSPQPQQEGPGPEGGRGARLVWVCGGNYLLVSGFDSRSERRILLYQAQALPKGPLSVLGLDVAPSTLLPFYDEDTSVVFLTSKGDTRVFLYEVIPEPPYFLECNNFTSNEPHKGFVFLPKTACEVREVEFARALRLGQSTLEPVAFHVPRIKKEYFQDDIYPLTRVWWEPALSGSAWLAGEDGQQRRASLQPADMTPVSEAPKEAPVRKFIPASVYLEEKSDEQKKEELLSAMVARLGNRDGPLPQDSFEGVDEDEWASRRTRPAPQGPRWGLPAPARARQGGQGG; translated from the exons ATGGGCGTggccggcggcggccccggcgcggcgcggctcggTGGGACCGGGAGTACCATGAACCGCTTCAAGGCGTCCAAATTGCGGCATACCGAGGCCCGGGTGCCCCGCAGGGAG GCCTGGATTGGGGGTTTCCGGGCTGGCTCCATCACATCCTGCGGGAACCACGTGAAGGCCAGCTGCCGCTGGATCGCATTCAATGCTGAGGCAGCAG GTGTGCTGGGCATTGTGCCACTGGAGTGTGAGGATGGAGGCAAGAGGACCAtgtctcagctctgctgccacaCAG ATGTGGTGACAGACTTTGACTTCTCGCCCTTTGATCAGCTCCTGCTGGCTACAGGCTCTGCTGATGAGATG gtgaAGGTGTGGCGCCTGCCTGAGAGCGGCCAGGACATGCCCAGTGGCgcggggctgaccctgaggtCCGGGGGGTGCCCGGTGGATGTGCTGCAGTTCCACCCCACAGCGGATGGCGTCCTGGCCAGCGGTGCAGGGAAGCGAGTCACCATCTGGGACGTGGGGCAGCAGCAACCGCTGACAG CCCTGGACTCCCATGGGGACCAGCTGCAAAGCCTGACCTGGAAGCGAGATGGTCGCCTCCTCAGCACCTCCTGCAAG GACAAGAAACTGCGGATCTTTGACCCCCgagccagcccagctgcctcccaG AGCGTCCCAGGACACGAGAACAACAAGGACTCACGGCTGCTCTGGATGGGCTCCAGCGATTATCTCATCTCCATCGGGTTCAGCCAG ATGTGGGAGCGAGAGGTGAAGCTGTGGGACACGCGGCGGTTCACTGTGGCGATGCTCACCATGGTGCTGGACACCTCGCCTGG GGCGGCCATCCCGCTGTACGACGCCGACACGGGGCTGCTGGTGTTGGCGGGGAAG GGAGAAAACCTCCTGTACTGCTTCGAGGCAGTACCGACGCAGCCGGCGCTCACCCAGG TGACCCAGTGCCGGACAGAGGGCAGCACGCGGGGCCTGGCCGCCGTGCCACGCCTGGCCCTGGACGTCATGGCCTGTGAGGTGCTCCGTGTCCTGCAGCTCACGGACACCGCCCTCATCCCCATCAGCTACGTGGTGCCACGCAAG TCCGTCCAGGACTTTCACGAGGATCTGTTCCCTGACTGCGCTGGGATGCTGCCGGCCACTGGCGCTCAGGCCTGGTGGGCAGGGGATAGCCAGCAG GTGAGGAGGGTGAGCCTGAACCCCGCGCGGAGATCCACGGAGACCTTCAGCTCCCCCGTCATCACCTGCACCCAGCTACAGGCAGCTGACACCAGCCCCGCTGACGCCGACCGGAGC GAGGGCAGCGGCTACTCCTCGCCGTCCTCGCTGGCCTCGCCAGGCAGTGCCACCACCTCCCTCTCAGCCAGCACCGGTCCCTCCAGCGGCTttgccagcagccccagccagaAGTCGCTGCAGAGCATTTTGg gacCTAGCTCCCGCTTCCGGCACACACAAGGCAGGGTGCTGCACCGcgacacccacctcaccaaCCTGCGGGGGCTCAGCCTCACAACACCGGGCGAGTGCGACGGCTTCTGCGCCAACCATCAGCGCGTCGCACTCCCCCTGCTCTCCGCTGGCGGCCAGATTGCCGTCCTCGAG CTCTCCAAGCCAGGCCGCCTCCCCGACACAGCCATGCCCACCATCCAGAATGGCGCAGCGGTGGCTGACCTCTCCTGGGACCCCTTTGATCCACGGCGCCTCGCTGTTG CGGGTGAAGACGCCAAGATCCGGCTGTGGCGGATTCCTGAGGGAGGGCTGACGGAGACGCTGCAGGAGCCCGAAGCTGTCCTCCGAG GTCACATGGAGAAGATCTACTCCATCCGCTTCCACCCCATGGCATCTGATCTCCTGGTCTCCTCCTCCTACGACATGACGGTGCGGATCTGGGAGCTGAGCACCGGGCAGGAAGCCTTGTGCCTGCAGGGACACACTGATCAG ATCTTCAGCCTGGCTTGGAGCCCCGATGGGAAGAAGCTGGCAACGGTGAGCAAAGACAGCCGGTTACGGCTCTACGAGCCCCGGTGCAGCCCTCAGCCTCAACAG GAGGGTCCAGGTCCCGAGGGGGGCCGTGGAGCGCGCCTGGTTTGGGTTTGCGGTGGCAACTACCTCCTGGTGTCCGGCTTTGATAG CCGCAGTGAGAGGAGGATCCTCCTGTACCAGGCGCAGGCTCTGCCCAAGGGACCCTTGTCTGTCCTCGGCCTTGACGTGGCCCCTTCCACCCTCCTGCCCTTCTACGATGAGGATACCAGCGTTGTCTTCCTCACCAGCAAG GGTGACACCAGAGTCTTCCTCTACGAGGTGATACCCGAGCCCCCCTATTTCCTTGAGTGCAACAATTTCACCTCCAATGAACCCCACAAG GGCTTCGTCTTCCTGCCCAAAACTGCGTGCGAGGTGCGTGAGGTAGAGTTTGCTCGGGCGCTGCGCCTGGGGCAGAGCACCCTTGAGCCTGTGGCTTTCCATGTGCCACGCATCAAG AAGGAGTATTTCCAGGACGATATCTACCCGCTGACCCGTGTGTGGTGGGAGCCTGCCCTGAGCGGCAGCGCCTGGCTGGCAGGGGAGGATGGGCAGCAGCGCCGGGCCAGTCTGCAGCCGGCTGACATGACGCCAG TGAGTGAGGCCCCAAAGGAGGCCCCAGTGCGGAAGTTCATCCCTGCGTCCGTGTACCTGGAGGAGAAGTCTGACGagcagaagaaggaggag CTCCTCAGTGCCATGGTGGCCCGGCTGGGCAACCGGGATGGCCCGCTGCCGCAGGACTCCTTCGAGGGGGTGGACGAAGACGAGTGG GCCTCCCGCAGGACTAGGCCGGCACCCCAGGGACCACGGTGGGGACTCCCCGCGCccgcccgggcccggcagggaggaCAAGGAGGATGA